The Leisingera daeponensis DSM 23529 genome includes the window GGGCGCCTCCGCTGATGGGAAACGGCAACAACCGTGCGGTCATCGTGGTCTTTGCCGTAAGTGGCAAGGCAGGAGGCGACCCACTCCGGCGGGGGGATGCGGGCGGTGGGGAGAGCATCGCGGAACCGCCGCGATACCCCGTCCGAGGCCAGGACCAGAACATGATCGGGCGGGAAAGGCTGGATTTGGGGCAGCACCCCGGGGAACTGCAGCCCCAGGGTTCCGCCCCTTTGCAGGATAGCGGTGCTGCCTTCACTATCGGGCGGAGGTGCGCAGATAACACCCTCGACATCCCCGACCGCGGCCCACTCGACGGCGCCGAGTTCAGGGTCTATCAGCGCCACGGCAAGCGCTGCGCCGCGTGTGCCCCGGACACGCTCATGCGCGGTTTCAAACACCTCCGAAATTGAACTGGCGGAGACGGTCGCAAGCGCTTCCAGGCAGGCGTTTGCAGCGGCCTGGGCGCCCTGCCCGCTGCCGACGCCATCTGCCAAGGCCACCATAAGCCTGCGGCCGGTCCGCCGCAGC containing:
- a CDS encoding SpoIIE family protein phosphatase, yielding MAVSADSGSIAFDTGARIDWAAAQAPKTAGSVCGDGYLLRRTGRRLMVALADGVGSGQGAQAAANACLEALATVSASSISEVFETAHERVRGTRGAALAVALIDPELGAVEWAAVGDVEGVICAPPPDSEGSTAILQRGGTLGLQFPGVLPQIQPFPPDHVLVLASDGVSRRFRDALPTARIPPPEWVASCLATYGKDHDDRTVVAVSHQRRRP